The following proteins come from a genomic window of Eisenibacter elegans DSM 3317:
- the queA gene encoding tRNA preQ1(34) S-adenosylmethionine ribosyltransferase-isomerase QueA, producing the protein MKLSEYRFDFPDSLVALHPAPNRDESRLMVVHKDSGKIEHRMFKDIIEYFDEGDVFVVNDTKVFPARLYGSKEKTGAQIEVFLLRELNPTNHLWDVLVDPARKIRVGNKLFFGDGELVAEVIDNTTSRGRTIRFLYDKDDHDFYQLIDKLGETPLPKLIHGQRKAEPADRERFQTIFAQHVGAVAAPTSGLHFTKQLVKRLEILGVEIAPLTLHIGLGSFRNVEVEDLTKHKADSENFTIPSSTVNKVNRALDDKKRVCSIGVSSLKALESSVSASGHLKEADGWSDKFIFTPYEFKIPNALVTNFHLPESTLLMTVCAFGGYDLVMKAYQEAIKEKYRFFSYGDAMLII; encoded by the coding sequence ATGAAACTTTCTGAGTATCGGTTTGACTTCCCCGATAGTCTGGTGGCGCTACACCCAGCGCCCAACCGCGACGAGTCTCGACTGATGGTCGTCCACAAAGATAGTGGTAAGATTGAACACCGGATGTTCAAAGATATTATTGAGTATTTTGACGAGGGCGATGTTTTTGTGGTCAATGATACGAAAGTATTTCCGGCTAGGCTCTATGGCAGCAAGGAAAAGACCGGCGCTCAGATAGAAGTTTTCTTGCTTCGGGAGCTGAACCCTACCAACCACCTCTGGGATGTACTTGTTGACCCTGCCCGCAAAATTCGCGTAGGTAACAAGCTCTTTTTTGGAGATGGCGAGCTAGTGGCCGAGGTGATTGACAATACTACCTCACGCGGGCGTACCATCCGTTTTTTATATGATAAAGACGATCACGACTTCTACCAGCTAATCGACAAGCTGGGAGAAACGCCGTTGCCCAAGCTCATCCACGGCCAGCGAAAAGCCGAACCCGCCGACAGAGAGCGTTTTCAGACTATATTCGCCCAACACGTAGGCGCTGTAGCTGCACCCACCTCAGGGCTACACTTTACCAAGCAGCTCGTCAAAAGGCTGGAAATACTGGGAGTAGAAATCGCACCACTTACGCTACACATTGGCCTGGGCTCTTTCAGAAATGTCGAAGTAGAAGACTTGACCAAACACAAGGCTGATTCGGAGAATTTTACCATCCCAAGCAGCACAGTAAACAAGGTCAACCGCGCTCTCGACGACAAAAAGCGGGTATGTTCCATAGGGGTCTCATCGCTCAAGGCGCTCGAATCCTCAGTATCAGCCAGTGGGCATTTGAAAGAAGCCGACGGATGGTCGGACAAGTTTATCTTCACTCCTTATGAGTTTAAGATTCCAAATGCCTTGGTAACCAACTTTCATCTACCTGAGTCGACCCTACTGATGACCGTATGCGCCTTTGGAGGCTATGACCTTGTCATGAAGGCATACCAAGAGGCGATTAAAGAAAAATACCGCTTCTTCAGTTATGGCGATGCGATGTTGATTATCTAA
- a CDS encoding deoxynucleoside kinase, with product MDSLICVDGVVGAGKTTLGEILCRQLNFSFFKEPVDDNPLLAKFYHDQERYSFPMQVYFLNKRFRMLKEAAALPNSCLMDRSIYGDVIFARLLMLQGKMSQEEFELYEELLFNMLEHVARPKLMVYLQIDVDNAIKRIQERGRDFEQAVPRQYWELLNQEYEHYFKNYDFSELLVIDVNDADFREEGAVQERIIRTIADKLHLEV from the coding sequence ATGGACTCATTGATTTGTGTTGATGGAGTGGTTGGCGCAGGCAAAACTACGCTGGGCGAAATTTTGTGCCGCCAACTGAACTTCAGCTTTTTTAAAGAGCCGGTAGATGACAATCCGCTGCTGGCCAAATTTTACCACGACCAAGAGCGCTACAGCTTCCCAATGCAGGTTTATTTTCTAAATAAACGCTTTCGGATGCTCAAAGAAGCGGCGGCATTGCCCAATAGCTGCTTGATGGACAGAAGCATCTATGGCGATGTTATTTTTGCGCGTTTGCTGATGTTGCAGGGCAAGATGTCTCAAGAGGAGTTTGAGCTCTACGAAGAACTGCTCTTCAATATGCTCGAACATGTGGCTCGCCCAAAACTGATGGTATACCTACAGATTGATGTCGACAATGCCATCAAACGTATTCAAGAGCGCGGACGAGACTTTGAGCAGGCTGTCCCTAGGCAATATTGGGAGTTGCTCAACCAAGAATATGAGCATTACTTCAAAAATTACGACTTCTCGGAGCTGCTAGTCATTGATGTCAATGATGCTGACTTTAGAGAGGAGGGAGCTGTCCAAGAACGTATCATACGTACAATAGCTGATAAACTACATTTAGAGGTTTAG
- a CDS encoding acyl transferase: protein MSLSPESPDFVIQFRQALLCHPVNTPVPDAWVMALFHYQAQNNPVYGQFIAYLGVDPTSISQITDIPFLPIELFKTQKILTDSALTADRLCFESSRTTGQTASRHEVPNTGFYEQISQLIFEAQYGALTGWHILALLPSYLERGGSSLVYMVQHFIGQSQSPLSGFFLHDTDALLERLGKALADKTRRTLLIGVSFALLDLAEAQALDLAGVVVMETGGMKGRRAEITRQALHQQLQRRFNTDTIHSEYGMTELLSQAYSQGQGIFTLPHSMRVLIREPNDPFSYQALGRSGALNIIDLANIESCAFIATQDLGQSIDNQSFSVLGRMDNSDIRGCNLMVSV from the coding sequence ATGTCTCTATCTCCCGAATCTCCTGATTTTGTCATACAATTCCGGCAGGCCTTGCTTTGTCATCCGGTCAATACACCCGTGCCCGATGCTTGGGTGATGGCGCTTTTCCACTACCAAGCCCAAAACAACCCTGTCTATGGTCAATTTATCGCCTACCTTGGGGTAGACCCAACAAGTATTAGCCAGATTACTGATATTCCTTTTCTGCCCATAGAGCTATTCAAAACCCAAAAAATCTTGACGGACAGCGCTCTAACAGCCGATAGACTCTGTTTTGAGAGCAGTCGCACCACCGGACAAACAGCCAGCCGGCACGAAGTACCCAATACAGGCTTCTACGAACAAATAAGCCAGCTAATTTTTGAGGCTCAATATGGCGCGCTCACAGGCTGGCATATCTTGGCGCTCTTGCCTTCTTATTTGGAACGGGGCGGCTCTTCGTTGGTGTATATGGTACAGCACTTTATCGGGCAAAGCCAATCGCCCCTGTCAGGCTTTTTCTTACACGATACAGATGCACTGCTTGAACGGTTGGGGAAGGCCTTGGCTGATAAAACCCGCCGTACGCTCCTTATCGGAGTAAGTTTTGCCCTACTTGATTTGGCTGAAGCTCAGGCACTTGACTTGGCAGGGGTCGTTGTAATGGAGACCGGCGGGATGAAAGGTCGCCGTGCCGAAATCACCCGTCAAGCACTACACCAACAGCTCCAAAGGCGTTTCAACACAGACACCATTCACTCCGAATATGGGATGACCGAGCTGCTATCACAGGCATACTCACAAGGCCAAGGGATTTTTACATTGCCACACAGTATGCGTGTGCTTATCCGCGAGCCCAACGATCCTTTCAGTTATCAAGCCCTAGGGCGTAGTGGTGCGCTCAATATCATTGACCTCGCCAATATTGAATCTTGTGCTTTTATTGCAACACAAGACCTTGGCCAATCGATTGATAACCAAAGCTTTAGTGTATTAGGCCGTATGGATAATAGTGATATACGGGGCTGTAACTTGATGGTCAGTGTTTAG
- the infC gene encoding translation initiation factor IF-3: MARNNYRGPRGRVEEPYRINERINAPQVRLVGENVEQGVYNTSQARSIAQAQGLDLVEISPKADPPVCRVIDYSKFKYEQKKKQKELKAKAQKVVVKEVRFGPNTDDHDFEFKLKHAQNFLKEGAKVKAYVHFVGRTIMHKERGEVLLLKFAQALEEIGKVEQLPKLEGKRMIMMMAPKPATPAKKKKSAEEEDDASE; encoded by the coding sequence ATCGCAAGAAACAATTACAGAGGCCCTCGCGGGAGAGTCGAAGAGCCCTATCGCATTAATGAACGTATCAATGCCCCACAAGTACGCCTCGTGGGCGAGAATGTAGAGCAAGGAGTGTATAACACCTCCCAAGCTCGTAGTATTGCGCAAGCACAAGGCTTAGATTTGGTCGAGATTTCTCCCAAGGCAGACCCACCGGTGTGCCGTGTTATCGACTATTCTAAGTTTAAATATGAGCAAAAGAAAAAACAAAAAGAACTCAAAGCCAAAGCCCAAAAAGTGGTGGTGAAAGAGGTGCGTTTCGGCCCTAATACTGATGACCACGACTTTGAGTTTAAGCTCAAACACGCCCAAAACTTTTTGAAAGAAGGTGCTAAAGTAAAAGCTTATGTCCATTTCGTGGGTCGTACTATTATGCACAAGGAACGTGGAGAGGTACTTCTGCTCAAATTTGCGCAAGCCTTAGAAGAAATTGGCAAAGTAGAACAACTCCCCAAACTGGAAGGCAAACGGATGATTATGATGATGGCTCCCAAGCCCGCTACTCCTGCCAAAAAGAAGAAATCTGCGGAAGAAGAAGATGATGCCTCTGAGTAA